Below is a genomic region from Bacillota bacterium.
CGATAGAACCGCCCATCTTGGTGGAAATGCTGTCTTTTTATACAATTATCTTACCATGTTCTAACAAAAACAACAATCCTGGAGATGGGACACCACACGCTTAGGATTCAACAGTCCGAAATAAGGAAGAAATGGCACCAAAAAGCAGTCCAGCAATAGGCCAAACCACCCAAGAGATGGCCCAATTGCCTGTATAAAAACTCCAACCCAGATAAACAGCAACGACAATCGGCCAGTAGAAACCAGCAAAGCGGGATATTCTTTTTTGGTCTTCCTGCTCCCGCGGAGCAAACTCGCCTTCGCGAAGTAGTTTTTGAAAACTACCATTGATGGTGCTGGTAGTGATCAGAAAGAATAAGCCAATGGAGAGAATCACCAGTAGAAGCGCGGTTAAAAATGCATATACTCTTTCAGAAGCTCCGAAGATGCCGGCGGTAATCAGCGGCAGACTGCACAGGATAAACAATACTACGCCAATTGCCATATTCTGTCCATATGTTTTGGAATATGCCTCTTGCTTCTCCCTAATAATCCCTGCTAAACCTGGAGCCAGCTGAAAATCACCTTTTTCTATATACTC
It encodes:
- a CDS encoding helix-turn-helix transcriptional regulator, whose amino-acid sequence is MTLGEKIFELRKSKGWSQEELASKISVSRQSISKWESNTAMPDINRIVELAVLFGVSTDYLLKDDQERPNLDLQVDQGFPNLVSLEEMNEFVTKQAAAGKSIAIGVMLCVLSPVLLILLSGGTLLGAAIANGIGMVTLLSMVAGGVAIFITTSAKMQRFEYIEKGDFQLAPGLAGIIREKQEAYSKTYGQNMAIGVVLFILCSLPLITAGIFGASERVYAFLTALLLVILSIGLFFLITTSTINGSFQKLLREGEFAPREQEDQKRISRFAGFYWPIVVAVYLGWSFYTGNWAISWVVWPIAGLLFGAISSLFRTVES